A genomic stretch from Seriola aureovittata isolate HTS-2021-v1 ecotype China chromosome 13, ASM2101889v1, whole genome shotgun sequence includes:
- the LOC130179659 gene encoding B2 bradykinin receptor-like yields the protein MTLLPTSVPDFSTTALYGDQNNTNGTGCPEQDDWQWLNTSQPVYILLISVLGIVFNMFVLMVFCLHKKPCTVAEIYLSNLAAADLVLVSCLPFWAVNISNGFNWPFGQFLCKLINLGIKMNVYCSLYFLILISIDRYVALVHTMSHGRMRRPKYAKLGCLLMWGFGLLLSVPTLVYREVKYFPEYDVHACFLNYPSHVIELLFDGLLIIFSFIIPISIISFCTIKIIQALKIQAVERFSAEKTEQRATTLMLAVLLAFLICWLPFHVVTTLDVLLRAEVLGGCHLSAVLEICNQIFTYLAFFNSVLNPILYVIVGKNFRKKVREVFQQWSVKRRATLDSTRSHLSSTLKTVI from the exons ATGACTCTTCTACCTACAAG CGTCCCAGACTTCAGCACCACAGCTCTATATGGAGACCAAAACAACACCAATGGCACTGGGTGTCCTGAGCAGGATGACTGGCAGTGGCTCAACACCAGTCAGCCAGTGTATATCCTGCTCATCTCTGTGCTGGGAATTGTGTTTAATATGTTTGTCCTGATGGTATTCTGTCTCCACAAGAAGCCCTGCACCGTAGCCGAGATCTACTTGAGCAACTTGGCTGCTGCCGACCTCGTCCTGGTGTCCTGTTTGCCATTCTGGGCTGTCAACATATCCAACGGTTTCAACTGGCCCTTTGGTCAGTTCCTTTGCAAACTCATCAACCTGGGCATTAAGATGAATGTCTACTGCAGCCTCTACTTTCTCATTCTGATCAGCATAGATCGCTATGTGGCATTGGTGCATACAATGTCCCATGGCAGAATGCGTAGGCCGAAGTATGCCAAACTGGGCTGTCTGCTGATGTGGGGTTTTGGTTTGCTCCTGAGTGTCCCCACGCTCGTCTACCGGGAGGTGAAATATTTCCCTGAGTACGATGTTCACGCATGCTTTCTGAACTACCCAAGCCACGTCATAGAGCTGCTCTTTGATGGGCTGTTGATCATTTTTAGCTTCATCATCCCCATTTCGATTATCTCATTCTGCACTATCAAAATTATCCAGGCTTTGAAAATCCAGGCAGTAGAGAGGTTCAGTGCtgagaaaacagaacagagggCCACCACTCTGATGCTGGCTGTTCTGTTGGCCTTCCTTATCTGCTGGTTACCATTCCACGTGGTCACCACATTGGACGTGCTCCTACGAGCAGAAGTCCTCGGAGGGTGTCACTTATCAGCAGTCCTAGAAATCTGCAACCAGATCTTCACCTACCTGGCCTTTTTCAACAGTGTCCTCAACCCCATCCTGTATGTCATCGTAGGAAAGAACTTCAGGAAAAAAGTCCGGGAAGTCTTCCAGCAGTGGAGCGTTAAGAGAAGAGCAACGCTGGATTCCACACGCTCACACCTGTCCTCTACTCTAAAGACTGTAATATAA
- the LOC130179660 gene encoding B2 bradykinin receptor-like, with product MENATRAELVCNHTDAWDWVYTMQPAYMSIICFLGVIGNSFVLCVFCLQKRHSSVADIYLCNLAVADLLMVSCLPFWVATIIDRFHWRFGEPMCQFINIVIGMNYYCSVLFLTLVSVDRYLALTRPLSQGRERRAFWARGICVGIWIAGILLSFPAILFRSVQFFPHLGIDACYLAYPHEGWRLRYNMTVSIVGFLIPVPIVSFCSYHITKVIRSSQRMRKCSRGSVERKAAYLILVVLAVFILCWLPYQVLIILDTLDHYGVISGCTWAHVLDIGNQLATYFGYSNSSLNPFLYVIVGKHFKQRARDLFRLVLCRRKRQWGKSPHSNANLNSKQTDSTKI from the coding sequence ATGGAGAATGCCACAAGAGCTGAGCTTGTCTGCAACCACACAGATGCATGGGACTGGGTTTACACCATGCAACCGGCCTACATGTCCATCATCTGCTTTCTTGGAGTGATCGGCAACTCATTTGTTCTTTGCGTGTTCTGTCTCCAGAAGCGGCACAGCTCTGTGGCCGACATCTACCTTTGCAACCTGGCAGTGGCTGATCTTCTCATGGTTTCATGTCTGCCATTTTGGGTGGCAACCATTATCGACAGGTTCCACTGGAGGTTTGGAGAACCCATGTGCCAATTTATCAATATAGTCATTGGGATGAATTATTACTGCAGTGTGCTGTTCCTTACGCTTGTGAGCGTGGACAGATACCTGGCCCTCACCAGACCGCTGTCCCAGGGGAGGGAGAGACGGGCCTTCTGGGCACGTGGGATTTGCGTCGGTATCTGGATTGCTGGAATCCTGCTCAGCTTCCCTGCTATCCTCTTCCGCTCTGTGCAGTTCTTCCCTCATTTGGGGATTGATGCATGCTACTTAGCGTACCCCCATGAAGGCTGGAGACTGCGCTACAACATGACTGTCAGCATAGTAGGCTTCCTTATCCCTGTTCCTATCGTATCCTTTTGTAGTTACCACATCACTAAAGTCATTCGGAGCAGCCAGAGGATGAGAAAATGCAGCAGAGGAAGTGTGGAGAGGAAAGCAGCATATCTCATCCTTGTTGTTCTGGCTGTGTTTATCCTCTGCTGGCTGCCCTACCAAGTTCTGATCATCTTGGATACTTTGGATCATTATGGAGTCATCTCTGGATGCACATGGGCACATGTGCTGGACATTGGCAACCAGTTAGCTACTTACTTTGGCTACAGTAACAGCTCATTGAATCCTTTCCTGTATGTGATTGTGGGAAAGCATTTTAAGCAGAGGGCAAGGGATCTGTTTAGACTAGTGCTGTGCAGGAGGAAAAGGCAGTGGGGAAAGTCTCCTCATTCCAATGCTAATCTCAACTCTAAACAAACTGACAGTACAAAAATCTAA
- the bdkrb1 gene encoding B1 bradykinin receptor — translation MFMKRTPMEPTKLVTVATLWSENSTTSLPVGPVWEIVHSVIPPYIFILSLLGLLLNSFVLAVFVAHKDRLTIAEIFLSNLALADLILLCGLPFWAMYILNDFNWPYGDVLCKLVNSLIIINFYTSIYTLVMISIDRYLALVKTMKARGLRRTLYAKVTCFSLWILGLLLSMPTMVHRKVKFLEEYGTTSCILDYTHDSSWKMAHQILLNLVGFVLPVLVIVFSSGNIIKALAERKESVAFNDTHDTKATALVYAVTLLFLLCWGPFQIFTFLDTLCDLQALDETLWSHTLNIGHDISVYLAFVNSTLNPLLYVLSGQHFRRKVIAIYRKTRYHRRGSDMTTYQRSVASTYINRTEQIKTLVILNANDQM, via the exons ATGTTCATGAAACGTACG CCCATGGAGCCAACGAAGCTTGTTACTGTGGCAACACTGTGGTctgaaaacagcacaacatCCCTGCCAGTGGGTCCAGTCTGGGAGATCGTCCACTCTGTCATTCCCCCATACATCTTCATCTTAAGCCTGTTAGGCCTTCTCCTTAACAGCTTTGTTCTGGCGGTGTTTGTAGCCCACAAGGATCGTCTGACTATAGCAGAGATCTTCCTGAGCAACCTGGCACTGGCTGACCTTATTCTCCTGTGCGGCCTCCCTTTCTGGGCAATGTACATCCTCAACGACTTCAACTGGCCATACGGAGATGTCTTATGCAAACTCGTCAactctctcatcatcatcaatttCTACACCAGCATCTACACCCTAGTCATGATTAGCATCGACCGCTACCTAGCACTTGTGAAGACCATGAAGGCCAGGGGGCTGAGGCGGACACTTTATGCCAAGGTGACCTGCTTCTCCCTGTGGATATTAGGGCTCCTACTGAGCATGCCAACTATGGTTCACAGAAAGGTGAAGTTCTTGGAGGAGTATGGTACAACATCCTGTATATTGGATTACACTCATGATAGCTCTTGGAAGATGGCCCATCAGATTCTGTTGAACTTGGTGGGCTTTGTACTCCCTGTTCTGGTAATTGTTTTCAGCAGTGGGAACATAATCAAAGCTTTAgctgagaggaaggagagtgTAGCTTTTAATGACACTCATGATACAAAGGCCACTGCACTTGTGTACGCTGTCACACTACTATTTTTACTGTGCTGGGGTCCTTTCCAGATATTCACCTTCCTCGACACACTCTGTGACCTGCAAGCTTTGGATGAGACGCTGTGGTCTCATACTCTCAATATTGGACATGACATTTCAGTGTATCTGGCCTTCGTCAACAGTACCCTCAACCCACTACTGTATGTCCTCTCAGGGCAACACTTTAGGAGGAAAGTTATCGCCATCTACAGGAAGACTAGGTATCATCGCAGAGGATCAGACATGACCACATATCAACGCTCTGTTGCATCCACTTACATCAACAGAACAGAGCAAATTAAGACTCTGGTAATTCTTAATGCAAATGATCAGATGTAA